One window from the genome of Sphingomicrobium arenosum encodes:
- a CDS encoding adenosine kinase encodes MPETRFDIVAMGDAIVDVIAPATPEFLQQHCLPVGSMQLLTPLKADHLYASMGVAEEHSGGSAANSMAGVAGLGGKVAFIGQVADDQFGKVFRHDLTAMGVHFDTPALEANADCPTGRCLILVTPDGQRTMNTAPGASHELVASAVSEELVKASRILYLEGYLFGPDKPRAAMMEARKMAHGAGNETAFTLSESVIISERRDRFTRLIEEGGIDLLFCNDHEARLLTGHDDVLAAEMALATKVKTAVVTHGAAGASANHDGKRVIVPAVPVAEVVDTTGAGDLFAAGFLAAYTKDKPLEKCLETGAICAAEVISHYGARPEADLKELTSL; translated from the coding sequence ATGCCCGAGACCCGTTTCGATATTGTCGCCATGGGCGATGCGATCGTCGATGTGATCGCCCCCGCGACGCCCGAGTTTCTCCAGCAGCATTGCCTGCCGGTGGGCTCGATGCAGCTGCTGACCCCGCTCAAGGCCGACCATCTCTATGCCTCGATGGGCGTGGCCGAGGAGCATTCGGGTGGCTCGGCAGCCAATTCGATGGCGGGCGTTGCAGGTCTTGGCGGCAAGGTCGCCTTCATCGGGCAGGTCGCCGACGACCAGTTCGGCAAGGTCTTCCGCCACGACCTGACCGCCATGGGCGTGCATTTCGACACGCCTGCGCTGGAGGCCAATGCCGATTGCCCGACCGGGCGCTGCCTCATTCTCGTGACGCCCGATGGGCAGCGCACGATGAACACCGCGCCGGGCGCGAGCCACGAACTGGTGGCCTCTGCGGTGAGCGAAGAACTCGTGAAGGCCAGTCGCATCCTCTATCTCGAAGGCTATCTTTTCGGCCCCGACAAGCCGCGCGCGGCGATGATGGAAGCGCGAAAGATGGCGCATGGGGCGGGCAATGAGACTGCTTTCACCCTGTCGGAAAGCGTCATCATCTCCGAGCGGCGCGACCGTTTCACCCGTTTGATCGAGGAAGGCGGCATCGACCTCCTGTTCTGCAACGATCATGAGGCCAGGCTGCTGACCGGGCATGACGATGTGCTCGCGGCGGAAATGGCACTGGCGACCAAGGTGAAGACGGCGGTCGTCACGCACGGCGCGGCGGGCGCGAGCGCCAATCACGACGGCAAGCGGGTGATTGTGCCCGCGGTGCCGGTCGCCGAGGTGGTCGATACCACCGGCGCGGGCGACCTGTTCGCGGCGGGCTTCCTCGCCGCCTATACGAAGGATAAGCCGCTCGAGAAATGCCTCGAGACGGGCGCCATTTGCGCCGCCGAGGTGATCAGCCATTATGGCGCGCGGCCCGAGGCCGACCTGAAGGAGCTGACGAGCCTGTGA
- a CDS encoding LOG family protein, giving the protein MSKSDIGRIAIYCGHQAGANPAYAEMAVKLASAMAERGIDLVYGGGKLGLMGIVADTVLEAGGKVYGVIPQSLIDVEVAHPGLTELHPVPGMHERKAKMTELTDAFVCLPGGIGTMDELMEAWTWNALGYHAKPFCLLNVNGFWDGFASFCDRVADEGFMSADRRQQLLMAHDPVEAIEKLDEASKARQQGMVW; this is encoded by the coding sequence GTGAGCAAGAGCGACATCGGACGCATCGCCATCTACTGCGGGCACCAGGCGGGGGCGAACCCTGCCTATGCCGAGATGGCCGTAAAGCTCGCCAGCGCGATGGCCGAACGGGGCATCGATCTCGTCTATGGCGGCGGCAAGCTGGGGCTGATGGGCATCGTCGCCGACACCGTCCTCGAGGCGGGGGGCAAGGTCTATGGGGTCATCCCGCAGAGCCTCATCGACGTCGAGGTCGCGCATCCGGGCCTCACCGAACTGCATCCCGTGCCGGGCATGCACGAGCGCAAGGCCAAGATGACCGAATTGACCGATGCCTTCGTCTGCCTGCCGGGCGGCATCGGGACGATGGACGAACTGATGGAAGCCTGGACGTGGAACGCGCTGGGCTATCACGCCAAGCCCTTCTGCCTCTTGAACGTCAATGGTTTCTGGGACGGCTTCGCCAGCTTCTGCGACCGCGTCGCGGACGAGGGCTTCATGTCGGCGGATCGCCGCCAGCAGCTGTTGATGGCGCACGACCCGGTCGAGGCCATCGAAAAGCTGGACGAAGCGTCCAAGGCCCGCCAACAAGGCATGGTCTGGTAA